The following are encoded together in the Caretta caretta isolate rCarCar2 chromosome 17, rCarCar1.hap1, whole genome shotgun sequence genome:
- the LOC125623999 gene encoding C-C motif chemokine 5, with translation MQLMSRNRQETSLVPYKNRGLSRGSVSEVRKSPCSASAPTVHPSPDSNMKVSVAALAILLIAAFCSLASSAPLGSDTTVCCFSYASRKLPQRHLKDYFYTSGKCSQPAVVFVTRKNQQVCTNPDTKWVKEYVNYLEMK, from the exons ATGCAGCTGATGTCACGGAACAGGCAGGAAACCTCACTGGTCCCCTATAAAAACAGGGGCTTGTCCCGGGGGTCAGTATCAGAGGTTAGAAagagtccctgctctgcttctgctCCTACGGTTCATCCCTCACCTGACAGCAACATGAAGGTCTCTGTGGCTGCTCTCGCCATTCTCCTCATTGCTGCCTTCTGCTCCCtggcctcctctgccccac TTGGTTCAGACACGACCGTCTGCTGCTTCAGCTACGCCTCCCGGAAGCTGCCCCAGCGACACCTGAAGGACTATTTCTACACCAGCGGGAAGTGCTCTCAGCCAGCTGTCGT ATTTGTCACCAGAAAGAACCAACAAGTCTGCACCAATCCGGACACCAAATGGGTCAAGGAATACGTGAATTACCTAGAAATGAAATGA